In one window of Pagrus major chromosome 12, Pma_NU_1.0 DNA:
- the LOC141006082 gene encoding uncharacterized protein, translating to MDDKLILAVFNYPELYNVTLPNYRCTESRANAWRSISVVLGLPSDECKRKWKNMRDRYLKEVRLEIKSKKQGELIQSKWKYRQLMNFIAPFTGSRSGVADICSNNDDDHDNPDNESGSTEVENASETVKTPQSMVKVPVSQSDLKPQVAFVTQLPSVSQDAQMAQLAVLAKMPSSSQISPSSKTGRKRRLMQESLSLPSSQRAPSPTKWLVKDNGTSFPSRPRDEDELFLLSFVPALKRLAPQKRCETKIKIQQIMYEAEFSVAQTGSQEKQLESETQD from the exons ATGGACGATAAGTTAATATTGGCTGTATTTAATTATCCAGAGCTGTACAATGTCACTTTGCCGAATTACCGCTGCACAGAAAGTCGGGCAAATGCTTGGAGAAGCATCAGTGTCGTACTGGGTCTCCCAT cTGATGAgtgtaaaagaaaatggaagaacATGAGAGACAGGTACTTGAAGGAAGTACGACTGGAGATCAAAAGCAAGAAGCAAGGAGAGCTCATCCAGAGTAAATGGAAATACAGACAACTTATGAATTTTATTGCACCCTTCACTGGATCGAGAAGCGGAGTGGCAGACATCTGCAGCAACAACGATGATGACCACGACAATCCTGACAACGAATCTGGCAGCACGGAGGTAGAAAATGCATCTGAGACCGTCAAGACACCACAGTCCATGGTGAAGGTCCCTGTAAGCCAGTCTGACCTCAAGCCCCAGGTAGCCTTTGTGACACAGCTCCCTTCAGTGTCTCAAGACGCACAGATGGCCCAGCTGGCTGTTCTGGCTAAGATGCCATCAAGCTCACAGATCAGCCCCAGCAGCAAAACTGGACGGAAAAGGCGCCTGATGCAAGAGTCACTTTCACTGCCTTCTTCTCAGAGGGCACCATCCCCTACAAAATGGCTGGTCAAAGACAATGGCACCTCATTTCCCAGCAGGCCACGGGATGAGGACGAACTGTTCCTGCTGAGCTTTGTTCCCGCTCTGAAGCGACTCGCTCCACAGAAGAGGTGCGAGACAAAAATAAAGATCCAGCAGATTATGTACGAAGCGGAGTTTAGCGTTGCTCAGACAGGATCTCAAGAAAAACAGCTTGAGTCAGAAACGCAGGACTAA